The following are encoded in a window of Alistipes sp. ZOR0009 genomic DNA:
- a CDS encoding DUF4350 domain-containing protein yields MNKKSIKIAIGVFLFLGIVAIFDYLTPAEVEWIPTISKTDAQPYGAKATLERLSDIFDKRPEVSQKALYIVNKNTTVNHSLILGDIYLRLSKTDVESVLEFVERGNQAMLLSEGFPDELTDTLNIEYKAEYLKDTVQTRSLLLKVNGKLTKFNNVKRGNDIYFKLPTGCKYEVLGYDSNHRPNFIAIPRGKGMLYLHTDPVAISNFNLLYGNNAYISTLFSYLKKSNSIIWDEHYKSMVPHNDSSLIYIVANPSLRASYYLLLAIGIIYVFAFGRRRQRAIPIIKAPRNISLDFIKTISRLYFFERNNKDIATKKITYFFDRIYSSTGHRFTAVADEARRNLLSEILSCPVESIDELYALIALINSQYQVADKTLLELDKIMSKIQKKV; encoded by the coding sequence TTGAATAAGAAATCTATAAAAATAGCCATTGGGGTATTCCTTTTTCTTGGGATAGTAGCGATATTCGATTACCTAACCCCTGCAGAGGTTGAATGGATTCCGACCATCTCCAAAACCGACGCACAACCTTACGGAGCAAAAGCAACGTTAGAGCGCCTTTCAGACATCTTTGATAAAAGGCCAGAGGTGTCGCAAAAAGCATTGTACATTGTAAACAAGAACACTACCGTAAACCATTCGCTTATTCTAGGCGACATATACCTTCGCCTATCCAAAACCGACGTAGAATCGGTACTGGAGTTTGTAGAGCGAGGCAATCAGGCCATGCTCCTATCGGAGGGGTTTCCTGACGAGCTTACCGATACGCTCAATATTGAGTATAAGGCCGAATACCTAAAGGATACGGTACAAACCCGATCGCTGCTGCTAAAGGTAAACGGGAAGCTTACCAAGTTCAACAATGTAAAACGGGGAAACGACATTTACTTTAAGCTACCTACAGGCTGCAAATATGAGGTGCTGGGGTACGATAGCAACCATCGCCCAAATTTTATTGCCATACCAAGAGGCAAAGGTATGCTCTACCTGCACACCGATCCGGTTGCCATCAGCAACTTTAACCTGCTGTATGGAAATAACGCCTACATATCTACGCTATTCAGCTACCTAAAAAAGTCAAATAGCATTATTTGGGACGAGCATTATAAGTCGATGGTACCACACAACGACTCTTCCCTAATCTACATTGTTGCCAACCCGAGCCTACGAGCAAGCTACTACCTGCTGCTAGCAATCGGCATCATCTACGTATTTGCCTTTGGCCGACGCAGGCAGCGAGCAATTCCGATAATTAAAGCACCTCGTAACATATCGCTCGATTTCATCAAAACGATAAGCCGCCTCTACTTCTTCGAAAGGAATAATAAGGATATCGCCACCAAAAAAATCACCTATTTTTTTGATAGAATATACAGCAGCACAGGCCATCGCTTTACCGCAGTTGCCGATGAGGCTAGGCGCAACCTGCTGTCCGAAATTCTGTCGTGCCCAGTAGAAAGCATCGATGAGCTTTATGCGCTGATAGCGCTAATCAACAGCCAATATCAGGTAGCCGATAAAACGCTGCTTGAGCTGGATAAAATTATGAGTAAGATTCAAAAAAAAGTATAG
- a CDS encoding EI24 domain-containing protein — MREPISFNQVRDFGGLFNATFEFLRQEFKPFGKMLLIYALPVAFVATIIVSYATYMQFDVMIGEPQSTLGTNYILSTMLSAFTSLLIYFIFSLISYSYLAAYIKMGANNFTTSDVLNIAKSKWLLLLAINIVYVIATFIGLIILVIPGIYLSILLYFAAYAYFTEDTTFGGSFKRSVDVVTDNWWFSFGFILVFYIMISIASSIFYVPFMIVGIIKAATAYQNGGDLGGLRMVMVVATGLLTVVKGAMMMVVVIASQFLFCSLVKKKYDPELEQLINKVTSSQNESI, encoded by the coding sequence ATGAGAGAACCAATTTCTTTTAACCAAGTTCGCGATTTTGGAGGGCTTTTCAACGCGACCTTTGAGTTTCTTAGGCAAGAATTTAAGCCTTTTGGGAAGATGTTGCTTATCTATGCGCTACCAGTAGCGTTTGTAGCAACCATTATTGTAAGCTATGCAACCTACATGCAGTTCGATGTAATGATAGGAGAACCTCAAAGCACACTAGGAACCAACTACATTCTTTCTACAATGCTATCGGCTTTCACATCGTTGCTTATCTACTTTATTTTTTCGCTAATAAGCTACTCCTACTTGGCTGCCTACATCAAAATGGGCGCAAATAACTTCACCACAAGCGATGTTCTTAACATTGCCAAAAGCAAGTGGCTGCTGCTTTTAGCTATCAACATTGTATACGTAATTGCAACCTTTATCGGTCTTATCATCCTTGTTATTCCAGGTATCTACCTTAGCATACTGCTTTACTTTGCAGCCTACGCCTACTTTACGGAAGATACCACCTTTGGAGGCAGCTTTAAGCGTAGCGTAGATGTGGTAACCGACAACTGGTGGTTTTCATTTGGCTTTATTCTCGTTTTTTACATAATGATCTCCATTGCCTCATCTATTTTCTATGTCCCTTTTATGATTGTTGGGATAATTAAAGCGGCAACGGCTTACCAAAACGGAGGCGACTTAGGCGGATTAAGAATGGTTATGGTGGTTGCCACCGGACTCCTTACAGTTGTAAAAGGAGCAATGATGATGGTTGTTGTAATTGCCTCGCAGTTCCTATTCTGTTCGCTAGTAAAGAAAAAATACGACCCAGAGCTAGAGCAGCTCATTAATAAGGTTACCAGCTCGCAAAATGAATCTATCTAA
- a CDS encoding stage II sporulation protein M has protein sequence MKEFKFTQTRSEGWIKIENALNKKEKLSPDELADYYVSLSDDYSYAQTYFPKSNIKSYLANLMSRVHVLIYKNKKQETSILSFWRYSYPKIVFESRRTILFSLAILIVGFAVGWFSNFQDPDFKRLIMGDYYIDITLNNIEKGDPLAIYKSGIGTTSFLGITINNIKVSFMAFVAGISFGVLTVAVVFSNAVMLGTFMAMFEEHDLLSEAISVVFIHGTLEIFAIVIAGAAGFIVGRSLLFPQTYTRMASFKQGVQKAGRLCMGLIPIFITAGFLEGYVTRHTTMPYAVRYATIGASLLFIVYYFFIYPARIHRNKFQTK, from the coding sequence ATGAAGGAATTTAAGTTTACGCAAACCCGATCAGAAGGGTGGATAAAAATAGAGAATGCGCTTAATAAGAAGGAAAAGCTTTCACCCGACGAGCTGGCAGACTACTACGTATCCCTTTCCGACGACTACTCGTACGCACAAACCTACTTTCCTAAAAGCAACATTAAGTCGTACCTAGCAAATTTAATGAGCCGGGTACACGTGCTGATCTACAAGAACAAAAAACAGGAAACCTCCATCCTCTCCTTTTGGAGGTATAGCTACCCTAAAATTGTATTCGAAAGTAGGCGTACCATTCTCTTTTCGTTGGCCATTCTTATTGTAGGCTTTGCCGTTGGCTGGTTCTCCAACTTTCAGGATCCCGACTTTAAGCGCCTAATTATGGGCGACTACTATATTGACATTACCCTAAACAACATAGAAAAGGGCGATCCGCTGGCCATATATAAAAGCGGTATAGGAACAACCTCCTTCTTAGGAATTACCATCAACAACATTAAGGTTTCCTTTATGGCCTTTGTTGCCGGAATCAGCTTTGGAGTATTAACCGTTGCCGTTGTTTTCTCGAATGCCGTTATGCTCGGCACCTTTATGGCCATGTTCGAGGAGCACGACCTACTGTCAGAAGCAATATCGGTTGTATTTATACATGGCACGCTGGAGATATTTGCCATCGTAATTGCTGGTGCTGCAGGCTTTATTGTTGGCCGTAGCCTCCTATTTCCACAAACGTACACGCGTATGGCCTCGTTTAAGCAGGGGGTACAAAAAGCGGGCAGGCTTTGTATGGGGCTTATTCCAATATTTATTACTGCCGGATTTTTGGAAGGGTATGTTACCCGCCATACAACAATGCCGTACGCCGTACGATATGCGACAATTGGAGCTTCATTGCTGTTTATCGTGTACTACTTTTTTATCTACCCCGCTCGTATACACCGCAATAAATTTCAAACAAAATAA